The genomic DNA GTTGACGAAGCACATCCGCGGCACGTTGTACTTGTCGGCCTGCCGCCACACCGTCTCGGACTGCGGCTCGACGCCGGCAACGCCGTCAAAGCACGTGATCGCGCCATCGAGCACGCGCAGCGAACGCTCGACTTCGATCGTGAAGTCGACGTGCCCGGGGGTGTCGATGATGTTGATGCGGTGGTCGTCCCAGAAGCACGTCGTTGCAGCCGACGTGATCGTGATCCCGCGCTCCTGCTCCTGCTCCATCCAGTCCATCGTCGCGGTGCCTTCATGCACTTCGCCGATCTTGTAGGACTTGCCGGTGTAATAGAGGATGCGCTCGGTCGTGGTCGTCTTACCGGCATCGATGTGCGCCATGATGCCGATATTGCGATACTTCTCGAGCGGATGGCTGCGGGCCATGACGGACTTCCTTAGCGATATGGGGAGCAGGCCCGTGGCCGGCTCCCCATGATATAGTTTACGTGTGAGACGCTGCCAAGACGGGCAGCGCCGCCATTACCAGCGATAGTGGCTGAACGCGCGGTTCGCTTCGGCCATGCGGTGCGTGTCTTCGCGCTTCTTCACCGCGTTGCCGCGGTTGTTTGACGCGTCGAGCAGCTCGCCCGACAGACGCGCATCCATCGTGTTCTCGCTGCGACCGCGCGCGGCGGTGATCAGCCAGCGGATCGCGAGCGCCTGCGCGCGCTCCGGACGAACCTCTACCGGCACCTGGTACGTCGCACCGCCAACGCGGCGCGAACGGACTTCGATGCCCGGCTTAATGTTGTTCAGCGCGTCGTGAAACACGCCGATCGGCTCGCGCTTGGCGCGGGCCTCGACAGTGGTCAGCGCGGAATAGACGATGCCTTCCGCGACGGACTTCTTTCCGTCCATCATCACGGAGTTCATGAACTTCGACAGAACCTCATCCCCGTAGACGGGATCAGGCAGGATTTCCCGCTTTTCGGGACGACGACGACGAGCCATCTGATATCTTCCTTCTAAACTTCAGCCTTGTTGGTCAGACATGCGCTGACCGGCTTACTTCGGACGCTTGGCGCCGTACTTGGAACGGGACTGACGACGGTCCTTCACACCCTGTGTGTCGAGCACGCCGCGCAGTACGTGGTAACGCACACCGGGAAGGTCGCGAACGCGACCGCCGCGGATCAGCACCACCGAGTGCTCCTGCAGGTTGTGGCCTTCACCCGGGATGTAGCTGATGACTTCGCGCTGGTTGGTCAGGCGAACCTTGGCCACCTTGCGCAATGCCGAGTTCGGCTTCTTCGGGGTCGTCGTGTAAACACGCGTACACACGCCGCGCTTCTGCGGGTTCTGTTCCATCGCAGGGACCTTTGACTTGGCCTTCTGCGGATCGCGGCCCTTGCGGACCAGCTGGTTAATCGTCGGCATTGAAGCCTTCACCTTTCCGTAGGTTACTTTGCTGGAGCTGTGACAGCACTTGGAATACGAAAAGGACCATCAGGCGGTCGCGTGCGACCTACCGGCGGCCCTTCTAGCATCCAGCAATGTTCAAGCTGCCCGTGCGGGCAAGGCCCACCACGAACGGCCGCGGCTATACGCAGCGGATCGGCAAGCGTCAATGCCGCGCGCCTTAACGTGGCAGCAACCATCTCCGCCGCATTCCTGCGTCGTGATCGCGCGCACCCTCTCCCCGCTTTCAGCCCCGCCGCTGGTGGCCACGCTCGTGCTGGCGGTGGCCGCACACTGGTGGCTGTGGGGCTTCACCGGGCTGGATGTCGCGACCTATCTGCTGCCGTGGTTCCGGCACATCCTGGAAGCTGGGCCGATCGGCGCCTTCGCAGCCCCATTCGGGAATTACTCTCCACTGTACCTGTACATGCTAGCCGCCACGACTTCGCTTGCTGACTGGTTTCACCCTGTCGACCTGATCAAGGCGCTGTCAGTCGCGGGCTCGCTCGCGCTGACCGGCGCGGTCTGGCATTTACTGCGGACGCTCGGCGACGGCCGGACGCCCCATCCTCTTGAGCGCGCAGCGGCATTGGTGCTGATTCTGCCCACAACCCTGCTCAACACCGCGCTATTGGGACAATGCGATGCGATGTGGTCGGCCGCTTGCATAATGGCGCTGGCAGCCGCGGTCGCTCGGCGCCACGCAGCGATGCTGGCGTGGTGCGGCGTCGCATTCGCGTTCAAGCTGCAGGCGGCGTTCTTCGCGCCGTTTGTGCTTGCGCTCCTGATCCGCCGCCGTGTCCCGCTGCGGCTGTGGCCGATCGCCGCCGTCACTTGGATCGCCAGCCTCATTCCGGCTTGGCTCGCGGGATGGCCCGCGCTCGACCTGCTCACCATCTACTTTCGGCAGACCGAGTACGACCCGTCGATGCCGCTAAATGCTCCGAACCTTTGGATGATCGTTGCCGCGCTCCCGCTGTTCGCCGGTGTGCCACTCACTGGCCTCGCCTTCGCCACCGCCATCGGCGCCACCGCCACCTATGTTGCGCGGCTGACCGTTGCGCCGTTCGGCCCGCGGCGGGTGATGGAGGCTGCGGCCTTGTCGCCGATGCTGGTCGCCGGGCTGCTGCCGCGGATGCACGAGCGCTATTTCTTTCTGGCCGACATCATCACGCTCGCCATCGCGCTCGCCTGGCCAGACCGGCGTAGCATCGGCATCGCCGCGCTGGTCCAGTTCGGCTCGGCGCTGGGGCTGCTCGCGTATCTCAGCGGCATTTCCGGGCTGGCGATGCTCGGCGCGGTGCCGATGATCGCCGCGACCGTCGCGCTTGCCAGGCCGCTGTGGCGGCAGCCAGCCAACGACAATCCACTGGTTACGCGCGCGGTGGGTTAGCGTACCACCGACAACAGCGTCTTCTCGAACCGCGCCGGATCTTCGACCTGCGGCGAGTGCCCGAGCCCGTCGAGCCGCACCAGCGTCCCCTTCGGCATTTTGGCCACCGCGCCCGGCGCGACGAGCGGGATCGCCTGGAGGAACTGGTGCAACGACGTGGGAACCTGCTGGCGCCCGAACGCGGTC from Sphingomonas radiodurans includes the following:
- the rpsL gene encoding 30S ribosomal protein S12, whose translation is MPTINQLVRKGRDPQKAKSKVPAMEQNPQKRGVCTRVYTTTPKKPNSALRKVAKVRLTNQREVISYIPGEGHNLQEHSVVLIRGGRVRDLPGVRYHVLRGVLDTQGVKDRRQSRSKYGAKRPK
- the rpsG gene encoding 30S ribosomal protein S7 — its product is MARRRRPEKREILPDPVYGDEVLSKFMNSVMMDGKKSVAEGIVYSALTTVEARAKREPIGVFHDALNNIKPGIEVRSRRVGGATYQVPVEVRPERAQALAIRWLITAARGRSENTMDARLSGELLDASNNRGNAVKKREDTHRMAEANRAFSHYRW